In Holophagales bacterium, one DNA window encodes the following:
- a CDS encoding DUF4279 domain-containing protein produces MADATFSASFRIMGKDLDPSEVSRLLGLEPDEAHRAGDPRPSSLGRTYSAYSAGIWSLVSQVDQRMPPGDHAAGLLARLEGRGQVLRQIKELGYELDLFLGVFGDGGGNFGFSVDNRTMMALAEFGISLEVDVYG; encoded by the coding sequence ATGGCCGATGCGACGTTTTCTGCTTCTTTCCGGATCATGGGGAAGGACTTGGATCCATCGGAGGTCTCCAGGCTCCTCGGCCTAGAGCCCGATGAAGCGCATCGTGCCGGAGATCCGAGACCTAGCAGCTTGGGGCGGACGTACTCGGCCTACTCGGCCGGCATCTGGTCGTTGGTTTCCCAGGTCGATCAACGAATGCCACCGGGAGACCATGCGGCCGGGCTGTTGGCTCGTCTGGAGGGTCGAGGGCAGGTCTTGCGGCAAATCAAGGAGCTCGGCTACGAGCTCGATCTCTTCCTCGGTGTTTTCGGCGACGGAGGTGGCAATTTCGGCTTTTCTGTCGACAATCGGACGATGATGGCTCTTGCAGAGTTCGGAATTTCGCTGGAGGTTGATGTTTACGGTTGA
- a CDS encoding Nramp family divalent metal transporter, producing MGPGVITSNVDNDAGGIYTYSLAGARYGYSLLWILLPVTVALIVVQEMCSRMGTVTGKGLADLIREHFGLRVTAVVMLAVLVTNFGNAVAEFAGLASSLELFGVSRYLSVPLGAAFVWWLVVFGNYKSVEKAFLVACALYLAYPISGLLAKPDWGAALHGALVPTVPLDLPGISMLVGIVGTTIAPWMQFYLQSSVVEKEVRISDYRKSWLDVVLGSLFAVLVAAFIVIACAATLHEAGVTTLASGAEAAQALAPLAGKYASILFALGLANASLFAASILPLATAYSVCEGLGLEAGVSKKFSEAPEFYWLYTLIIGASAGAILIPGVPLLRIILVSQIMNGVLLPFVLVFMAILVNRESLMGRFVNGPIYNVVVWGTTAALVVLTGMMVATSFLAPAP from the coding sequence ATGGGCCCCGGGGTCATCACCAGCAACGTCGACAACGACGCCGGCGGCATCTACACCTATTCGCTCGCCGGAGCGCGCTACGGCTACTCGCTGCTCTGGATCCTGCTGCCCGTCACCGTGGCGCTGATCGTCGTGCAGGAGATGTGCTCGCGCATGGGCACGGTCACCGGCAAGGGACTCGCCGACCTGATCCGCGAGCACTTCGGCCTGCGGGTGACCGCGGTCGTCATGCTCGCCGTGCTGGTGACCAATTTCGGCAACGCCGTGGCGGAGTTCGCCGGCCTCGCCTCGAGCCTCGAGCTCTTCGGCGTCAGCCGCTACCTCTCGGTGCCGCTCGGCGCGGCGTTCGTCTGGTGGCTGGTGGTCTTCGGCAATTACAAGTCGGTGGAGAAGGCCTTTCTCGTCGCTTGCGCGCTCTATCTCGCCTACCCGATCTCCGGTCTGCTCGCCAAGCCCGACTGGGGAGCGGCGCTTCACGGCGCTCTGGTGCCGACGGTGCCGCTCGACCTGCCGGGCATTTCGATGCTGGTGGGCATCGTCGGGACGACGATCGCGCCGTGGATGCAGTTCTACCTGCAGTCGTCGGTGGTGGAGAAGGAAGTCCGCATCAGCGACTACCGCAAGTCGTGGCTCGACGTCGTCCTCGGCTCGCTGTTCGCGGTGCTGGTGGCGGCCTTCATCGTCATCGCCTGCGCCGCGACGCTGCACGAGGCGGGGGTGACGACGCTGGCCTCGGGGGCGGAGGCGGCGCAGGCGCTCGCGCCGCTGGCGGGCAAGTACGCCTCGATCCTCTTCGCCCTCGGCCTCGCCAACGCCTCGCTCTTCGCCGCGTCGATCCTGCCGCTCGCCACCGCCTACAGCGTCTGCGAGGGGCTCGGTCTCGAGGCCGGAGTGAGCAAGAAGTTCAGCGAGGCACCGGAATTCTACTGGCTCTACACGCTGATCATCGGGGCGAGCGCCGGGGCGATCCTCATCCCCGGCGTGCCGCTGCTGCGCATCATCCTGGTGTCGCAGATCATGAACGGCGTGCTGCTGCCGTTCGTCCTCGTCTTCATGGCCATCCTGGTCAATCGCGAGTCGCTGATGGGGCGCTTCGTCAACGGCCCGATCTACAACGTCGTGGTGTGGGGAACGACCGCGGCCCTCGTCGTGCTCACCGGGATGATGGTGGCCACCAGCTTCCTCGCGCCCGCGCCCTAG
- a CDS encoding ABC transporter permease: MATSELARIALGSLRTHKLRSFLTLLGIIIGVTTIVGVAAVISGLEAYVQERVIQLSPDVAVITKFGIIRGREEFLEALKRPDIDFHDYEVLRDRLTRSEAVGADIQTGVAVRRSGKRLADMRLHGSTPNLGALLNLDIEAGRFFTEADERAGAAVAVIGWDIRDELFPGVDPVGRDLIVGSAAFRVVGVVSQQGRTLGQNQDNQVWVPMSAYRKNWGRRNSVTLFVKARGGVPAVPGAVDEARAVLRALRHTPFRDKDPFGVVTAENLQELWRQISTAAFLMTLLISGVSLGVGGIVITNIMLVGVAERTREIGLRLAVGARKRDIRRQFLLEAAMLSTGGGVVGIALGAAAAYGVQAALSFPARVTPALLIAGLVLSTLIGILAGYFPARRASNLLVVDALRDET; this comes from the coding sequence ATGGCCACCTCGGAGCTCGCGCGCATTGCGCTCGGCTCGCTCCGCACCCACAAGCTGCGCAGCTTCCTGACGCTGCTCGGCATCATCATCGGCGTGACGACGATCGTCGGCGTCGCGGCGGTGATCTCGGGGCTCGAGGCGTACGTCCAGGAGCGCGTCATCCAGCTCTCGCCCGACGTGGCGGTGATCACCAAGTTCGGGATCATCCGCGGGCGCGAGGAGTTCCTCGAGGCGCTCAAGCGCCCCGACATCGACTTCCACGACTACGAGGTGCTGCGCGACCGGCTGACGCGCTCCGAGGCGGTCGGCGCCGACATCCAGACCGGGGTGGCGGTGCGCCGCAGCGGCAAGCGGCTCGCCGACATGCGGTTGCACGGCTCGACGCCCAACCTCGGTGCGCTGCTCAACCTCGACATCGAGGCCGGGCGCTTCTTCACCGAGGCGGACGAGCGAGCCGGCGCGGCGGTGGCGGTGATCGGCTGGGACATCCGCGACGAGCTCTTCCCCGGCGTCGACCCGGTGGGGCGCGACCTGATCGTCGGCAGCGCGGCGTTCCGCGTCGTCGGCGTGGTGTCGCAGCAGGGGCGGACGCTGGGGCAGAACCAGGACAACCAGGTCTGGGTGCCGATGAGCGCCTACCGCAAGAACTGGGGGCGTCGCAACTCGGTGACCCTGTTCGTCAAGGCGCGCGGCGGGGTGCCGGCGGTGCCGGGCGCGGTGGACGAGGCGCGGGCCGTGCTGCGGGCGCTCCGCCACACGCCGTTCCGCGACAAAGACCCGTTCGGCGTCGTCACGGCGGAGAACCTGCAGGAGCTCTGGCGGCAGATCTCGACCGCGGCGTTCCTCATGACGCTCCTGATCTCCGGCGTCTCGCTCGGCGTCGGCGGCATCGTCATCACCAACATCATGCTGGTCGGCGTCGCCGAGCGGACGCGTGAGATCGGCCTGCGCCTCGCCGTCGGGGCGCGCAAGCGCGACATCCGCCGGCAGTTCCTCCTCGAGGCGGCGATGCTCTCGACCGGCGGAGGCGTCGTGGGCATCGCGCTCGGCGCGGCGGCGGCGTACGGGGTGCAGGCGGCGCTCTCCTTCCCGGCGCGAGTCACCCCGGCCCTGCTGATCGCCGGGCTGGTGCTGTCGACCTTGATCGGCATCCTTGCCGGCTACTTCCCGGCCCGGCGGGCCTCGAACCTGCTGGTGGTCGACGCGCTGAGGGACGAGACATGA
- a CDS encoding CBS domain-containing protein, which produces MIHLSEVLGMPVVDADGRRLGRLDDLQVDAERNRVERILVRCGKELSTGSWAAVELFSTEHRRVTLAEGAVLAPLSGENDSVLLKRDVLDRQIIDIHGRKVVRVNDLLLVSAGEGDLAVRQVEVGLAGAVRRLLAGLVSPQAVRRIAAGLSERGIPWDYVGLVEPRSAAIRLKVHQQLARLHPADLADIIEDLGRVERRAIVTQMDPEVAADALSEAEPSVQAAVVETMGTEAAADVLEEMQPDEAADLLGDLPQKRSRELLEAMEEEEAEEVRELLEYAEDTAGGLMTSDFFAASSSWTVGETFARLRALDADLVSELDEIPIVEGGDRLVGIAPLVRLARAAEETPVTAVMRREARAVTPGTPLDEVVERFEKYHLRALCVVDELDALVGLISIEDVLSLLVGER; this is translated from the coding sequence TTGATCCATCTTTCCGAAGTCCTGGGAATGCCGGTGGTCGACGCCGACGGGCGCCGGCTGGGCCGGCTCGACGACCTGCAGGTGGACGCCGAGCGCAACCGCGTCGAGCGGATACTCGTCCGCTGCGGCAAAGAGCTCTCGACGGGGTCCTGGGCGGCGGTCGAGCTCTTCTCGACTGAGCACCGGCGCGTCACCCTCGCCGAGGGGGCCGTGCTGGCGCCACTCTCGGGCGAGAACGACTCGGTGCTGCTCAAGCGCGACGTCCTCGACCGCCAGATCATCGACATCCACGGCCGCAAGGTGGTGCGGGTCAACGACCTGCTGCTGGTCTCGGCGGGCGAGGGCGACCTCGCGGTGCGCCAGGTCGAGGTGGGGCTCGCCGGGGCGGTCCGCCGGCTACTGGCCGGGCTCGTCTCTCCCCAGGCGGTGCGACGGATCGCCGCCGGTCTCTCCGAGCGCGGCATCCCCTGGGACTACGTCGGCCTCGTCGAGCCGCGCTCGGCGGCCATCCGCCTGAAGGTCCACCAGCAGCTCGCCCGGCTGCATCCCGCGGACCTCGCCGACATCATCGAGGACCTCGGCCGGGTCGAGCGACGCGCCATCGTCACGCAGATGGACCCGGAGGTCGCCGCCGACGCGCTCTCCGAGGCGGAGCCGTCGGTGCAGGCGGCCGTGGTCGAGACGATGGGAACCGAGGCGGCCGCCGACGTGCTCGAGGAGATGCAGCCCGACGAGGCGGCGGACCTGCTGGGCGACCTGCCGCAGAAGCGTTCGCGCGAGCTGCTCGAGGCGATGGAGGAGGAGGAGGCCGAGGAGGTGCGCGAGCTGCTCGAGTACGCCGAAGACACCGCCGGGGGTCTGATGACCAGCGACTTCTTCGCGGCGAGCTCGAGCTGGACGGTCGGCGAGACCTTCGCCCGCCTGCGCGCGCTCGACGCCGACCTGGTCTCCGAGCTCGACGAGATCCCGATCGTCGAGGGCGGCGACCGGCTGGTCGGCATCGCTCCGCTGGTCCGCCTGGCGCGGGCGGCGGAGGAGACCCCGGTGACGGCGGTGATGCGGCGCGAGGCGCGCGCGGTGACGCCGGGCACGCCGCTCGACGAGGTCGTCGAGCGCTTCGAGAAGTACCACCTGCGAGCGCTCTGCGTCGTCGACGAGCTCGACGCGCTGGTCGGCCTGATCAGCATCGAGGACGTGCTGTCGCTGCTGGTCGGAGAGCGCTGA
- the kdpF gene encoding K(+)-transporting ATPase subunit F — translation MSALYWIGAVLTLLLAAYLFVALFKPEKF, via the coding sequence ATGAGCGCGCTCTACTGGATCGGAGCGGTTCTCACCCTGCTGTTGGCGGCCTACCTCTTCGTCGCGCTGTTCAAGCCGGAGAAGTTCTGA
- a CDS encoding ABC transporter permease — MRAMRSGWLENVRFALRAMREQKLRSFLTLLGVMAGVATVIMMVSFVVGFDRQVTSAFTSFGTHLVQFQKYEARFGGGGPPPEEERNRRDLTIEDAEALKRLSRLARAVSQERYLFFETPSVKAGHNEANGARVFGTNPDYPEANVHFTQDGRFITDADVRLAAKVCVIGPDVADALFPLRDPIGRRITVGAQEYEVVGLFEKKGSAFGGSNDNHVAIPITAFDAQFPQVKNGGGDTIHIATVPRRAEDVDALIEEETAILRARRGLRPGQANDFAIFTSVGQLRQFQQISGGVGMAMLVIAAIALLVGGVGVMNIMLVNVTQRTREIGLRKALGATRRDVLQQFLMEAVTLTGVGGALGIAFGLGAAFLVRATLDFQAAAPAWSIFLGFGVSTLVGLVFGLWPAMKAARQDPIEALRYE, encoded by the coding sequence ATGAGAGCGATGCGCTCCGGCTGGCTCGAGAACGTGCGCTTCGCGCTGCGGGCGATGCGCGAACAGAAGCTGCGCAGCTTCCTCACCCTGCTCGGGGTGATGGCCGGCGTCGCCACCGTGATCATGATGGTCAGCTTCGTCGTCGGCTTCGACCGCCAGGTCACCTCGGCGTTCACCTCCTTCGGAACGCATCTCGTGCAGTTCCAGAAGTACGAGGCCCGTTTCGGCGGCGGCGGGCCGCCGCCGGAGGAGGAGCGCAACCGGCGCGACCTGACGATCGAGGACGCCGAGGCGCTCAAGCGTCTCTCCCGGCTGGCCCGCGCGGTCTCGCAGGAGCGCTACCTGTTCTTCGAGACGCCGTCGGTCAAGGCCGGCCACAACGAGGCCAACGGCGCGCGCGTCTTCGGCACGAATCCGGACTACCCGGAGGCCAACGTCCACTTCACCCAGGACGGCCGCTTCATCACCGACGCCGACGTGCGGCTGGCGGCGAAAGTCTGCGTCATCGGCCCGGACGTCGCCGACGCGCTCTTCCCGCTGCGCGATCCGATCGGCCGACGGATCACCGTCGGGGCGCAGGAGTACGAGGTCGTCGGTCTCTTCGAGAAGAAGGGGAGCGCCTTCGGCGGCAGCAACGACAACCACGTGGCGATCCCGATTACCGCCTTCGACGCGCAGTTCCCGCAGGTGAAGAACGGCGGTGGCGACACGATCCACATCGCCACCGTGCCGCGCCGCGCCGAGGACGTCGACGCCCTGATCGAGGAGGAGACGGCGATCCTGCGCGCCCGGCGCGGTCTGCGCCCGGGGCAGGCGAACGACTTCGCCATCTTCACCAGCGTCGGGCAGTTGCGGCAGTTCCAGCAGATCTCGGGGGGCGTCGGCATGGCGATGCTGGTCATCGCGGCGATCGCGCTCCTGGTCGGCGGCGTCGGGGTGATGAACATCATGCTGGTCAACGTCACCCAGCGGACGCGCGAGATCGGTCTGCGCAAAGCGCTCGGCGCGACGCGACGCGACGTGCTGCAGCAGTTCCTCATGGAGGCGGTGACGCTCACCGGGGTGGGCGGTGCGCTCGGCATCGCCTTCGGTCTCGGCGCGGCGTTCCTGGTGCGGGCGACGCTCGACTTCCAGGCGGCGGCACCGGCCTGGTCGATCTTCCTCGGTTTCGGCGTGTCGACCCTGGTCGGCCTCGTCTTCGGCCTCTGGCCGGCGATGAAGGCGGCCCGCCAGGACCCGATCGAGGCCCTGCGCTACGAGTGA
- the kdpA gene encoding potassium-transporting ATPase subunit KdpA, which translates to MSANGYLQLAVYVVVLTALARPLGAYMARVFAGQPCGLDRVLGGLERTIYRFCGIRPDEDMGWKTYAGAMLAFNFVGFLGVYLLQRLQGVLPWNPEHLSSTTAHLAFNTAVSFATNTNWQSYGGETTLSYLTQMLGLTVQNFVSAATGMAVLAALIRGFVRRNASGIGNFWTDLTRSTLYILLPLSFVLSLALVSQGVVQTLAPYAKTTLVEPAADAAGHAVTERTLAVGPAASQVAIKQLGTNGGGFFNVNSAHPFENPTPLSNFFELLAILLVAGSLCYTFGRMVGDERQGWAILAAMGLVFVVLLGVCVWAEQAGNPRLARLGLDQQPSATQSGGNMEGKEVRFGIVNSALWSTATTAASNGSVNAMHDAYTPLGGLVTMGLMQLGEVIYGGVGSGLYGMLLFVLVAVFIAGLMVGRTPEYLGKKIGAHEMKMASLGILVPPFVVKLGAAIAAVTPAGLAGLANPGAHGFSEILYAFSSAGNNNGSAFAGLSANTPFYNLLLGLAMLFARYWVAVPALAIAGSLAAKRFTPPGPGTLPTHTPLFVVLLVGTILLVGALAFLPALALGPVVEHLQLFSATR; encoded by the coding sequence ATGTCCGCCAACGGCTACCTCCAACTCGCCGTCTACGTCGTCGTGCTCACGGCGCTGGCCAGGCCGCTCGGGGCGTACATGGCGCGGGTGTTCGCAGGCCAGCCCTGCGGGCTGGACCGGGTGCTCGGCGGCCTCGAGCGGACGATCTACCGGTTCTGCGGGATCCGCCCCGACGAGGACATGGGCTGGAAGACCTACGCCGGCGCCATGCTGGCCTTCAACTTCGTCGGCTTCCTCGGGGTCTATCTCCTGCAACGGCTGCAAGGGGTGTTGCCCTGGAACCCCGAGCACCTGTCGTCGACCACCGCCCACCTGGCGTTCAACACCGCGGTGAGCTTCGCCACCAACACGAACTGGCAGAGCTACGGCGGCGAGACGACGCTCTCCTATCTCACCCAGATGCTCGGCCTCACGGTGCAGAACTTCGTCTCCGCGGCCACCGGGATGGCGGTTCTCGCGGCGCTCATTCGCGGCTTCGTGCGCCGCAACGCGTCGGGAATCGGCAATTTCTGGACCGACCTGACGCGGTCGACGCTCTACATCCTGCTGCCGCTGTCGTTCGTGCTGTCGCTCGCGCTCGTCTCGCAGGGCGTGGTGCAGACGCTCGCGCCCTACGCGAAGACGACCCTGGTGGAGCCGGCTGCGGACGCCGCGGGGCACGCCGTCACCGAGCGGACGCTCGCCGTCGGTCCCGCCGCCTCGCAGGTCGCCATCAAGCAACTGGGGACGAACGGCGGCGGCTTCTTCAACGTCAACTCGGCGCACCCGTTCGAGAATCCGACGCCGCTCTCCAACTTCTTCGAGCTGCTGGCCATCCTGCTCGTCGCCGGCTCCCTCTGCTACACCTTCGGCCGCATGGTCGGCGACGAGCGTCAGGGATGGGCGATCCTGGCGGCGATGGGGCTGGTGTTCGTCGTCCTGCTCGGCGTCTGTGTCTGGGCCGAACAGGCGGGCAATCCCCGGCTCGCCCGGCTCGGCCTCGACCAGCAGCCGTCGGCGACGCAGTCGGGCGGCAACATGGAGGGCAAGGAGGTGCGCTTCGGCATCGTCAACTCCGCGCTGTGGTCGACCGCGACGACCGCTGCCTCCAACGGCTCGGTCAACGCGATGCACGACGCCTACACGCCGCTCGGCGGGCTGGTGACGATGGGGCTGATGCAACTCGGCGAGGTGATCTACGGCGGCGTCGGCTCGGGCCTCTACGGCATGCTGCTCTTCGTTCTCGTCGCGGTGTTCATCGCCGGCCTGATGGTCGGTCGCACGCCCGAGTACCTGGGCAAGAAGATCGGCGCCCACGAGATGAAGATGGCGTCGCTCGGGATCCTGGTGCCACCCTTCGTCGTCAAGCTCGGCGCCGCCATCGCCGCGGTCACGCCGGCCGGTCTCGCCGGACTCGCCAATCCCGGCGCCCACGGCTTCTCGGAGATCCTCTACGCCTTCTCGTCGGCGGGGAACAACAACGGCAGCGCCTTTGCCGGGCTCTCGGCCAACACGCCCTTCTACAACCTCCTGCTCGGCCTGGCGATGCTCTTCGCGCGCTACTGGGTGGCGGTGCCGGCCCTGGCGATCGCCGGCTCGCTCGCCGCGAAGCGCTTCACCCCTCCGGGACCCGGCACGCTGCCGACTCACACGCCGCTCTTCGTCGTGCTCCTGGTCGGCACGATCCTCCTCGTCGGCGCGCTGGCGTTCCTCCCGGCCCTGGCGCTCGGCCCCGTCGTCGAGCATCTGCAGCTCTTCTCCGCCACGAGGTAG
- a CDS encoding RHS repeat-associated core domain-containing protein, giving the protein MQQRNPLDTDLLVDSFETGDTSKWNRTQHWETSTLLGYVFDEHGNLLTEKRNGATFRTHATNGATNRLTSGTYDAAGNRTLYDNVTTTFDALNRVVKRQASGGTPLYFLYTADDERTITWDSESAHPVWLRFTLRDFDGKLIRKVDETSSSTLVADEDVIFRGDQPLGRETFDVAPTSFHLSLDHLGSVRMTTSGSGAVVAKKKYYPFGEEATPFFEQAAIALKYTGHERDAYDPAATGDDRDYMHARYFLPLTGRLLSADLLLGNTRVPQSLNRFAYVKGNPLRYVDRFGLAAGAVITVTGEDPCPGTPASYSCRDWESLMDAMERLKAAAAAFPSEGVGPLRSAYQLRFEEMAVEGNYLAAAVDFIGLEFFIPESNGDLGFDLGATLLPFGRVGKGLTKSFAYAVKKLGLDAKKASAVLHAVKRAAGRGGNADVVFDTVTGDIISPQTGEVLGNLADDL; this is encoded by the coding sequence GTGCAACAGCGGAACCCGCTGGACACGGATCTGCTCGTCGATAGCTTCGAGACGGGAGACACGTCGAAGTGGAACCGCACGCAGCACTGGGAGACCTCGACGCTGCTTGGCTACGTTTTCGACGAGCACGGCAATCTGCTGACCGAGAAGCGCAACGGCGCGACCTTCCGCACCCACGCGACGAACGGCGCGACCAACCGCCTGACGAGCGGCACGTACGACGCGGCCGGAAACCGGACGCTCTACGACAACGTCACGACGACCTTCGATGCGCTGAACCGGGTGGTGAAGCGCCAAGCCTCGGGCGGCACACCGCTCTACTTCCTCTACACCGCCGACGACGAGCGGACGATCACCTGGGACTCGGAGTCCGCCCACCCCGTGTGGCTACGCTTCACGCTGCGGGACTTCGATGGCAAGCTGATCCGCAAGGTCGATGAGACCTCGAGCTCCACCCTGGTCGCCGACGAAGACGTCATCTTCCGCGGCGATCAGCCTCTCGGCAGAGAGACATTCGACGTCGCGCCCACCTCCTTCCACCTCTCCCTCGACCACCTCGGCTCGGTGCGGATGACGACGAGCGGCAGCGGTGCGGTTGTGGCGAAGAAGAAGTACTACCCCTTCGGCGAAGAGGCGACGCCGTTCTTCGAGCAGGCCGCGATCGCGCTCAAGTACACCGGGCACGAGCGGGATGCGTACGACCCGGCGGCGACGGGGGACGACCGAGACTACATGCATGCACGGTACTTCCTGCCCTTGACCGGGAGACTGCTCAGCGCGGATCTACTCCTTGGGAATACACGAGTGCCGCAGAGCTTGAATCGATTCGCCTACGTGAAGGGGAACCCCCTGCGATATGTCGATCGGTTCGGCCTAGCCGCTGGTGCCGTCATCACCGTCACCGGTGAGGATCCTTGCCCAGGGACACCGGCCAGCTACTCGTGCAGAGACTGGGAATCGCTGATGGACGCGATGGAGCGCCTCAAGGCTGCTGCCGCCGCGTTTCCCAGCGAGGGCGTTGGTCCTCTTCGTAGTGCATACCAACTTCGATTCGAAGAGATGGCGGTCGAAGGGAACTACCTCGCGGCTGCGGTCGACTTCATCGGCCTCGAGTTCTTCATTCCGGAGAGCAACGGTGACCTCGGTTTCGACCTTGGCGCAACGCTTCTTCCGTTCGGAAGAGTTGGCAAGGGACTGACCAAGAGCTTCGCGTACGCAGTCAAGAAGCTCGGTCTGGATGCGAAGAAGGCCAGCGCCGTTCTTCATGCTGTGAAGCGAGCAGCGGGGCGTGGGGGAAATGCCGATGTGGTCTTTGACACAGTTACGGGCGACATCATTTCGCCGCAAACGGGCGAAGTGCTTGGTAATCTAGCTGACGATCTTTGA
- a CDS encoding efflux RND transporter periplasmic adaptor subunit, translating to MASKSVRWIVAGVVVAAVGASIYFGIKRGPKATAVQMATVGHEDLQAKVTANGKVQAQKKVEISATIPGQITQLAVNEGDVVKKDQFLLQIDATNPRAVARSSEFSMQALRKEIDSARATRDQAKIDAERAETNFRAGIVPLAEVQRARTAVATAEAGLLATEQRVEQARATLEGARDTLAKTTVRSPIDGVVTARRVEEGEVAVIGVQNSPGTVLLTISDMSVVEPEMEVDETSIPTVAVGQEALLRIDAYPNQTFDGVVTEVGSSPILGTSATTEAIKFKVKIRIKNPPAGIKPGLSVQADILTGFRPQALTVPIQALVLREKERKEGETPKRGEARDEEGVWVVESGKVVFRPIKVGLLGELSLEVLEGLSGGEKIVTGPFRALRSLKAGDAVREEKAPAGGTPTPQARD from the coding sequence ATGGCAAGCAAGAGTGTTCGTTGGATCGTGGCAGGAGTCGTCGTCGCCGCCGTCGGCGCTTCGATCTATTTCGGAATCAAGCGGGGCCCGAAGGCCACCGCCGTGCAGATGGCCACCGTCGGCCACGAGGACCTCCAGGCCAAGGTCACCGCCAACGGCAAGGTCCAGGCGCAGAAGAAGGTCGAGATCTCCGCTACCATCCCGGGGCAGATCACCCAGCTCGCGGTCAACGAGGGGGACGTGGTCAAGAAAGACCAGTTCCTGCTGCAGATCGACGCCACCAACCCCCGGGCCGTCGCCCGTTCGTCCGAGTTCTCGATGCAGGCGCTGCGCAAGGAGATCGACTCGGCCCGCGCCACGCGCGACCAGGCGAAGATCGACGCCGAGCGCGCCGAGACCAACTTCCGCGCCGGCATCGTGCCGCTCGCCGAGGTGCAGCGGGCCCGCACCGCCGTGGCGACGGCGGAGGCCGGCCTGCTGGCCACCGAACAGCGGGTGGAGCAGGCCCGGGCCACCCTCGAAGGGGCGCGCGACACCCTGGCGAAGACGACGGTGCGCTCGCCGATCGACGGCGTGGTGACGGCGCGGCGGGTCGAGGAGGGCGAGGTCGCCGTCATCGGCGTCCAGAACAGCCCCGGCACCGTCCTGCTGACGATCTCCGACATGTCGGTCGTCGAGCCGGAGATGGAGGTCGACGAGACCTCGATCCCCACCGTGGCGGTGGGCCAGGAGGCGCTGCTGCGCATCGACGCCTATCCCAACCAGACCTTCGACGGCGTGGTCACCGAGGTCGGCAGCTCGCCGATCCTCGGCACCAGCGCGACGACCGAGGCGATCAAGTTCAAGGTCAAGATCCGCATCAAGAACCCGCCGGCGGGGATCAAGCCCGGGCTCTCGGTGCAGGCCGACATCCTCACCGGCTTCCGCCCGCAGGCTCTCACCGTGCCGATCCAGGCGCTCGTCCTGCGCGAGAAGGAGCGCAAGGAGGGCGAGACGCCGAAGCGCGGCGAGGCGCGCGACGAAGAGGGCGTCTGGGTGGTGGAGAGCGGCAAGGTGGTCTTCCGGCCGATCAAGGTCGGCCTCCTCGGCGAGCTGTCGCTCGAGGTGCTCGAGGGGCTCTCGGGCGGCGAGAAGATCGTCACCGGGCCGTTCCGCGCCCTGCGCAGCCTCAAGGCGGGCGACGCGGTCCGCGAGGAGAAGGCGCCGGCGGGCGGCACTCCGACTCCGCAAGCGAGAGACTGA
- a CDS encoding alpha/beta fold hydrolase, whose product MPASFPFVPDGPLHRFGRLGAMSALALFALGCAALRPARVPMPAERLATGSAAGRCAVVLLPGRYDRPESFAKAGFAEALAARGIDAEVVAPDAHLGYYTRRTVLERLHEDVIAPLRAAGRERIWLVGVSMGGTGSLLYVQRYPGEIAGLVELAPYLGEPEVVREVASAGGLASWPAPEVLAEDDFQRSLWRSLQSIVRGGGPTLFLGFGQSDDFAPGHRLLAAALPPERVAALPGGHDWRTWRRLWQAYLDTGELTAPCGRP is encoded by the coding sequence ATGCCCGCGTCGTTCCCGTTCGTTCCTGATGGGCCCCTGCATCGCTTCGGTCGGCTGGGTGCGATGTCGGCGCTTGCCCTTTTCGCGCTCGGCTGTGCGGCGCTGCGTCCGGCGCGGGTGCCGATGCCGGCGGAACGGCTCGCCACGGGATCGGCCGCGGGCCGGTGTGCGGTGGTGCTGTTGCCCGGGCGCTACGACCGCCCGGAGTCGTTCGCCAAGGCGGGGTTCGCCGAGGCCCTCGCGGCGCGGGGGATCGACGCGGAGGTGGTGGCGCCCGACGCGCATCTCGGTTACTACACGCGGCGCACGGTGCTCGAGCGGCTGCACGAGGACGTGATCGCGCCGCTGCGCGCCGCCGGACGGGAGCGGATCTGGCTGGTGGGCGTGTCGATGGGCGGCACCGGCTCGCTGCTCTACGTGCAGCGCTACCCGGGGGAGATCGCCGGGCTCGTCGAGCTCGCGCCGTACCTCGGCGAGCCGGAGGTGGTGCGCGAGGTCGCGTCGGCCGGCGGCCTCGCGAGCTGGCCGGCGCCGGAGGTCCTCGCCGAAGACGACTTCCAACGCTCGCTCTGGCGCTCGCTGCAGTCGATCGTGCGCGGGGGTGGGCCGACGCTCTTCCTCGGTTTCGGCCAATCCGACGACTTCGCACCGGGGCATCGCCTCCTCGCCGCGGCGCTACCGCCAGAGCGCGTCGCCGCGCTGCCCGGCGGGCACGACTGGCGCACCTGGCGCCGACTCTGGCAGGCCTATCTCGACACCGGCGAGCTGACCGCCCCGTGCGGGCGGCCGTGA